The proteins below come from a single Crossiella sp. CA-258035 genomic window:
- a CDS encoding non-ribosomal peptide synthetase has product MTSFAQQRLLFLDQLRPGAPDYLLPLALRVRGELDLPALTGAFAVIVARHEVLRTRYTTAGQVIESTVDIDPTWHDLSGTTDAERRAAELVEEELRQPIDLSTAPPLRLTLIRLAAQEHLLLFVVHHIAFDGWSWGVLARELAAGYRERTGGPSAALPQLSLQYADFAAWQRERLTGDRLAKLLDFWRTSLTGLAPLELPTDRPRPTVWDGAGDVVRFQLPPVLLAQVDAYARSRRATRFMVLLAAFEALLARCTGQTDLAVGTPVAGRTRTEAEPLIGLFANTVVLRGDLSGRPSFATLLDRVRANALAAFSHAEAPFERIVAELAPDRDLSRNPLFQVSFSLRNAVAEPVTLPGLDTGLVPTPLLGTPFDLLLDMDIRADGSLAARLQYATALFDQPTVRRLAEGFQQLLRTALSTPDTAVAEIELISAEDHRDLITKYNDTATALPTGCLHELFAAQAARTPAAVALRGPDGELTFRQLDEHANQIAHHLREHGIGPESLVGVCLPRGFDLVATLLGVLKSGGAYLPLNPADPSGRLAALLTEAGVSLLVTTEQLRPADWTGVTTTMPAREGGTGAVAPVQLACPDNAAYVIFTSGSTGRPKGVTITHRNLVNYVSWAATAYGSHTHGSTLYSSVAFDLPVTSLYPALLSGLPVTLTPDDGSPGLDALVNTLERNSFDLLKLTPTHVGVLGQELSPDALRNCAPHVVAGGELLTGALLDPWRRHAPDTVVFNEYGPTETTVGCSVLIRRAGELDSGPLPIGAPIANTTMYVLDAELRPVLPGAVGELYIGGDQVARGYHNQSALTAAKFVPDPFTPGARLYRSGDLVRHRADGELEFVSRTDTQIKIRGFRIEPGEVEAALTAHQDIREAAVVARDGNLVAYLVSTVDIDLTGLRSGLALTLPEHLVPARYVVLPELPKTASGKVDRKALPDPAAHRLPSGIEHVSPRTPVEHAVAAVWAELLELPEVGVHEDFFTLGGNSLLATRIAARLRAQLDVELPLAEVFTARTVARLAEVITAAEPRRLPITPVPHDGPLPLSFAQQRLWFLDRLAPGATDYLVPFALRLTGELDESALRAAVCDLADRHAILRTRYLEQDGEPVQLIDQTARIPFTTVTTDGDPLDLVHADLREPFDLTTQLPARATLIRVSITEHLFLLTLHHICSDGWSAEVLATDLNRLYTARRDGETPPAPLPVQYADYAAWQRATADTPEFAERLDHWRHSLTDLSTVDLPTDRRRPRVRDWRGDRLAVELPADLGRAAENLARQHGATPFMVLLAAFQALLSRHGGGQDIPVGTAVAGRGRPELDGLLGFFANTLVLRGNLSGEPTFTELLTRVRDTALDAYAHADIPFERIVEELAPERDPSRNPLFQVMFELRPDSPAPFTLPGLGVEQVGISWPIAKFDLMLSVLHRADGSLRCGFEYATALFDESTVERLAAHYGRLLAEVLANPDQPLHRIDFLDTTERTQLTLGWTDSWTQRPTSTLPDLITEQARRTPDATAVLFDDTTLTYAELHTRADHLARRLRTLGVRAETPVAVALRRNADLVTAVLAVLKAGGVYVPIDPAHPRQRREHVLTDSGAQVLISQSWIRDDLPDTTIPLLLLDEPGPEPSSEPLSTLDPSGAAYVIYTSGSTGRPKGVVISHEAIRNRVLWTVREHGLGPADRVLQKTTVSFDASMWEFLAPLVTGGTVVVAADGVPRDPAAMVAAMIEHRVTVLQLVPSVLRVLLQQPDLADCTALRQVFCAGEPLPADLCAELLRQVPVRLTNTYGPTECAIDVTAWEYTGAEPNEIVAIGRPLDNTRILVLDQHNQLAPVGVPGELCVAGVNLARGYLGRGDLTAERFTPNPFPAEPGERLYRTGDLARRRADGVLEYLGRLDRQVKLRGVRIEPGEIEIALCEHPAITAAAVEVYGVGEDQRLVAHLVTSTGIDPAELRAHLAERLPEAMIPAVLRTLDALPLTASGKIDRAALPGLDGLDAGVDHIEPRTPAEATVAALFAELLGLTRVGATNDFFAMGGHSLLATRLVFRLRTAFGVDVPVAEVFTCRTVESLAHLVSTSDSKTEVITRAPRDGELPPSSAQRRMWFLDQLEPGSTEYLVPLVLRLHGPLDLPAFAGALDDVVARHEILRTRYPAPAGEPIQVIDPPASLDAHPIDLTALPYQEAVAQAETLEHADTARPFALDREIPFRALLIRIRPEEHLVALTAHHIAVDAWSIDVLTRDLGRYYESRTAGSAPSPEPAIQYADFAAWQTHWSTGPEPERHLAYWRDRLAHLPQLELPSDRPRPSTRDSRGDLLTIEVPAETTAAVDALARMHGTTPFMVLLAAFQLLLARHTGSQDVAVGTPVAGRTRAEVEDLLGAFLNTVVLRESLDGVPSFAALLGQVRGHVVDAFAHQDLPFERLVDELQPERDLSRNPLFQVMFELQQAQRTPLRLPGLTVERVQTPWRTAKFDLTLSLGRRADGSLTGLFEYATALFDRSTIDRMAGHYLRLLHHAVTRPDLPLDALAMLTEPERAQLLHEWNPPAAPETAACVPALFEQRVAAHPDAEAVTFGPDRLSYAELNTRANRLAHHLRDLGVGPEQIVAVCLDRGLDAVISLLAVLKAGGAYVPVDPDHPADRLAFMLEDATAHLVITTGDRPVATDRPVVRLDREAPALAQRPAHNPEPLATPAHLAYMIFTSGSTGRPKGVLIEHGSYAHHCRIIAREYDIQPTDRVVLLSALTFDVAMDQIAATLLMGATIVVADPLFWSPAELPDRIHEHGITIMEITPAYYREVLRGLRPGDPRLRGLRLMNVGSDVVTVDDARRWADTGLPGRFLCNYGPTEATVTCLLHPVGELPAEARAEAALPIGRPVPGTRAYIVDRHGDPVPVGVPGELLLGGVRLARGYHRRPELTAERFVPDPFGGEPGARLYRTGDLVRYLADGTIEFLGRIDQQVKLRGFRIELGEIEAVLAQHPAVRAAVVLAREVRPGDRRLVAYLVPQDRTPEITDLRAFAGERLPEYMVPGLWTFLPELPLTPSKKVDRKALPQAEIDRPVLEIPYLAPRTPTEDIVAGIWGEVLGLDRIGVEDDVFALGAHSLLATRVLARLNAVFGIDLPLRRLFEATTVATVAEAVHAAIEAEIDQLSDEEVAALLAEPGER; this is encoded by the coding sequence GTGACATCGTTCGCACAGCAGCGGCTGTTGTTCCTCGACCAGCTCCGGCCCGGCGCGCCGGACTACCTGCTGCCACTGGCTCTTCGGGTCCGCGGCGAGCTGGACCTGCCCGCGCTGACCGGCGCGTTCGCCGTGATCGTGGCCCGGCACGAGGTGCTGCGAACCCGCTACACCACCGCCGGCCAGGTGATTGAGTCCACAGTGGACATTGATCCGACCTGGCACGACCTCAGCGGCACAACGGATGCGGAGCGGCGGGCGGCCGAACTCGTCGAAGAGGAGCTGCGGCAGCCGATCGACCTGTCCACCGCGCCGCCACTGCGCCTGACCCTGATCCGGCTGGCCGCCCAGGAACACCTGCTGCTGTTCGTGGTGCACCACATCGCCTTCGACGGCTGGTCCTGGGGTGTGCTGGCCCGCGAGCTGGCCGCCGGATACCGCGAGCGCACCGGCGGTCCCTCGGCCGCGCTGCCACAGTTGTCGTTGCAGTACGCGGACTTCGCGGCCTGGCAGCGCGAGCGGCTCACCGGTGACCGGCTGGCCAAGTTGCTGGACTTCTGGCGCACCAGCCTGACCGGCCTCGCCCCGCTGGAGTTGCCCACCGATCGGCCGCGCCCCACCGTGTGGGACGGCGCGGGCGACGTGGTCCGCTTCCAGTTGCCGCCCGTGCTGCTCGCCCAGGTCGACGCCTACGCCCGGAGCCGCCGCGCCACCCGGTTCATGGTGCTGCTGGCCGCCTTCGAGGCCCTGCTGGCCCGTTGCACCGGGCAGACCGACCTCGCGGTGGGCACGCCGGTCGCCGGGCGCACCCGCACCGAGGCCGAACCGCTGATCGGCCTGTTCGCCAACACCGTGGTGCTGCGCGGAGACCTCTCCGGGCGGCCCAGCTTCGCCACCCTGCTGGACCGGGTGCGCGCCAACGCGCTGGCCGCCTTCTCGCATGCGGAGGCGCCGTTCGAGCGGATCGTGGCCGAGCTGGCCCCGGACCGCGACCTGTCCCGCAACCCGCTGTTCCAGGTCTCCTTCTCGCTGCGCAACGCGGTCGCCGAACCGGTCACCCTGCCCGGCCTGGACACCGGGCTGGTGCCCACCCCGCTGCTGGGCACCCCGTTCGACCTGTTGCTGGACATGGACATCCGCGCCGACGGCAGCCTGGCGGCCAGGTTGCAGTACGCGACCGCGCTGTTCGACCAGCCCACCGTACGCCGGCTCGCCGAGGGCTTCCAGCAGCTCCTGCGTACCGCACTGTCCACACCGGACACAGCGGTGGCCGAGATCGAGCTGATCTCCGCCGAGGACCACCGCGACCTGATCACCAAGTACAACGACACCGCGACCGCCCTGCCCACCGGTTGCCTGCACGAGCTGTTCGCCGCCCAGGCCGCACGCACCCCGGCGGCGGTGGCCCTGCGCGGCCCCGACGGCGAGCTCACCTTCCGGCAGCTGGACGAGCACGCCAACCAGATCGCACATCACCTGCGGGAGCACGGAATCGGCCCGGAGTCCCTGGTCGGGGTGTGCCTGCCGCGCGGCTTCGACCTGGTGGCCACGCTGCTCGGCGTGCTCAAGTCCGGCGGCGCCTACCTGCCACTCAACCCGGCCGACCCATCCGGCCGACTGGCCGCTCTGCTCACCGAGGCCGGGGTCTCGCTGCTGGTCACCACCGAGCAGCTGAGGCCCGCGGACTGGACCGGGGTGACCACCACGATGCCCGCGCGCGAGGGCGGCACGGGCGCCGTCGCCCCGGTCCAGCTCGCCTGCCCGGACAACGCGGCCTACGTGATCTTCACCTCCGGCTCCACCGGCCGCCCCAAGGGCGTCACGATCACCCACCGGAACCTGGTCAACTACGTCAGCTGGGCCGCGACCGCCTACGGCAGCCACACCCACGGCAGCACGCTGTACTCCTCGGTCGCCTTCGACCTGCCGGTCACCTCGCTCTACCCCGCGCTGCTCTCCGGCCTGCCGGTCACCCTCACCCCCGACGACGGCTCACCCGGCCTGGACGCCCTGGTCAACACCTTGGAGCGCAACAGTTTTGACCTGCTCAAGCTCACCCCGACCCACGTCGGCGTGCTGGGCCAGGAACTCTCGCCGGACGCGCTGCGCAACTGCGCCCCGCACGTGGTGGCCGGCGGCGAACTGCTGACCGGCGCGCTGCTGGACCCGTGGCGGCGGCACGCGCCGGACACCGTGGTGTTCAACGAGTACGGCCCCACCGAGACCACCGTGGGCTGCTCGGTGCTCATCCGCCGCGCCGGTGAGCTGGACTCCGGCCCGCTGCCGATCGGCGCGCCGATCGCCAACACCACCATGTACGTCCTGGACGCGGAGCTGCGGCCGGTGCTGCCCGGTGCGGTGGGGGAGCTGTACATCGGCGGCGACCAGGTCGCCCGCGGCTACCACAACCAGAGCGCGCTCACCGCGGCCAAGTTCGTGCCCGACCCGTTCACCCCCGGCGCGCGGCTGTACCGCAGCGGCGACCTGGTGCGCCACCGCGCCGACGGCGAGCTGGAGTTCGTCTCCCGCACCGACACCCAGATCAAGATCCGCGGCTTCCGCATCGAACCGGGCGAGGTCGAGGCCGCGCTCACCGCGCACCAGGACATCCGCGAGGCCGCCGTGGTCGCCCGCGACGGCAACCTGGTCGCCTACCTGGTGTCCACAGTGGACATCGACCTCACCGGGCTGCGGTCCGGGCTGGCGCTGACCCTGCCCGAGCACCTGGTGCCCGCGCGGTACGTGGTCCTGCCCGAGCTGCCCAAGACCGCCAGCGGCAAGGTCGACCGCAAGGCCCTGCCCGATCCGGCCGCGCACCGCCTGCCCAGCGGCATCGAGCACGTGTCCCCGCGCACCCCGGTCGAACACGCGGTCGCCGCGGTCTGGGCCGAGCTCCTGGAACTGCCAGAGGTCGGCGTGCACGAGGACTTCTTCACCCTCGGCGGCAACTCGTTGCTGGCCACCCGGATCGCCGCCCGCCTGCGCGCACAGCTCGACGTCGAACTGCCGCTGGCCGAGGTGTTCACCGCCCGCACGGTCGCCCGCCTGGCCGAGGTGATCACCGCCGCGGAACCCCGCCGACTGCCGATCACCCCGGTGCCGCACGACGGCCCGCTGCCGCTGTCCTTCGCCCAGCAGCGCCTGTGGTTCCTGGACCGGCTGGCCCCAGGCGCGACCGACTACCTGGTCCCGTTCGCCCTGCGCCTGACCGGCGAACTCGACGAATCAGCCCTGCGCGCGGCGGTGTGCGACCTCGCCGACCGGCACGCGATCCTGCGCACCCGCTACCTCGAACAGGACGGCGAACCGGTCCAGCTGATCGACCAGACCGCCCGCATCCCGTTCACCACCGTCACCACCGACGGCGACCCCCTGGACCTGGTGCACGCCGACCTGCGCGAGCCGTTCGACCTCACCACCCAGCTCCCGGCCCGCGCGACCCTGATCCGGGTCAGCATCACCGAGCACCTGTTCCTGCTGACCCTGCACCACATCTGTTCCGACGGCTGGTCCGCCGAAGTCCTGGCCACCGACCTGAACCGCCTCTACACCGCCCGCCGCGACGGCGAGACACCGCCAGCCCCGCTCCCGGTGCAGTACGCCGACTACGCCGCCTGGCAGCGCGCCACCGCCGACACCCCGGAGTTCGCCGAACGCCTTGACCACTGGCGACACAGTCTCACCGATCTGTCCACAGTGGACTTACCCACCGATCGCCGTCGCCCCAGGGTCCGGGACTGGCGTGGTGACCGGCTCGCCGTGGAACTGCCCGCAGACCTGGGCCGCGCCGCCGAGAACCTGGCCCGGCAGCACGGTGCCACCCCGTTCATGGTGCTGCTGGCCGCTTTCCAGGCCCTGCTGTCCCGGCACGGTGGCGGCCAGGACATCCCGGTCGGCACCGCGGTCGCCGGTCGCGGCCGCCCCGAGCTGGACGGCCTGCTCGGCTTCTTCGCCAACACCCTGGTGCTGCGCGGAAACCTCAGCGGCGAGCCCACCTTCACCGAACTGCTCACCCGCGTCCGCGACACCGCACTGGACGCCTACGCGCACGCCGACATCCCGTTCGAGCGCATCGTCGAGGAGCTCGCCCCCGAACGCGACCCCTCCCGCAACCCGCTGTTCCAGGTCATGTTCGAGCTGCGCCCGGACAGCCCGGCCCCCTTCACTCTGCCGGGACTCGGCGTCGAGCAGGTCGGCATCAGCTGGCCGATCGCCAAGTTCGACCTGATGCTCTCCGTGCTGCACCGCGCGGACGGCTCCCTGCGCTGCGGCTTCGAGTACGCCACCGCGCTGTTCGACGAGTCCACAGTGGAACGACTCGCCGCGCACTACGGCCGCCTGCTCGCCGAGGTCCTGGCCAACCCGGACCAGCCGCTGCACCGCATCGACTTCCTCGACACCACCGAGCGGACCCAGCTCACCCTGGGCTGGACCGACTCCTGGACCCAGCGCCCCACCAGCACCCTGCCCGACCTGATCACCGAACAGGCCCGCCGCACCCCGGACGCCACCGCCGTCCTCTTCGACGACACCACCCTGACCTACGCCGAACTGCACACCCGCGCCGACCACCTCGCCCGCCGGCTCCGCACCCTCGGCGTCCGCGCGGAAACCCCGGTCGCGGTGGCCCTGCGCCGCAACGCCGACCTGGTCACCGCGGTGCTCGCGGTGCTCAAGGCCGGTGGCGTCTACGTCCCGATCGACCCGGCCCACCCCCGGCAACGCCGCGAACACGTGCTCACCGACAGCGGTGCCCAGGTCCTGATCAGCCAGTCCTGGATCCGTGACGACCTGCCGGACACCACAATCCCGCTGCTGCTCCTGGACGAACCCGGCCCCGAGCCGAGCAGCGAGCCACTGTCCACACTGGATCCTTCCGGCGCGGCCTACGTCATCTACACCTCCGGCTCCACCGGCCGGCCCAAGGGCGTGGTGATCAGCCACGAGGCCATCCGCAACCGCGTGCTGTGGACCGTCCGCGAACACGGCCTCGGCCCGGCCGACCGGGTGCTGCAGAAGACCACGGTCAGCTTCGACGCCTCGATGTGGGAGTTCCTCGCCCCCCTGGTCACCGGTGGCACCGTGGTCGTCGCCGCCGATGGCGTTCCGCGCGACCCGGCTGCCATGGTCGCCGCGATGATCGAGCACCGCGTCACCGTGCTCCAGCTGGTGCCCTCCGTGCTGCGCGTCCTGCTCCAGCAACCGGACCTGGCCGACTGCACCGCCCTGCGCCAGGTCTTCTGCGCAGGCGAACCCCTGCCCGCGGACCTGTGCGCCGAGCTGCTCCGCCAGGTCCCGGTGCGGCTCACCAACACCTACGGCCCCACCGAATGCGCCATCGACGTCACCGCCTGGGAGTACACCGGCGCGGAGCCGAACGAGATCGTGGCCATCGGCCGCCCGCTGGACAACACCCGGATCCTGGTGCTGGACCAGCACAACCAGCTGGCCCCGGTCGGCGTGCCCGGCGAGCTCTGCGTCGCCGGGGTCAACCTGGCCCGCGGCTACCTCGGCCGCGGCGACCTCACCGCGGAACGCTTCACCCCCAACCCGTTCCCGGCCGAACCCGGCGAACGCCTGTACCGCACCGGCGACCTGGCCCGCCGCCGCGCGGACGGCGTCCTGGAGTACTTGGGCCGCCTGGACCGTCAGGTGAAGCTCCGCGGCGTCCGCATCGAACCGGGTGAGATCGAGATCGCCCTCTGCGAGCATCCCGCGATCACCGCCGCCGCGGTCGAGGTCTACGGCGTCGGCGAGGACCAGCGACTGGTCGCGCACCTGGTCACCAGCACCGGGATCGACCCGGCCGAGCTGCGCGCGCACCTCGCGGAACGCCTGCCCGAAGCCATGATCCCCGCCGTGCTGCGCACCCTGGACGCGCTGCCGCTCACCGCCAGCGGCAAGATCGACCGGGCCGCCCTGCCCGGCCTCGACGGCCTGGACGCCGGGGTCGACCACATCGAACCCCGCACCCCGGCCGAAGCCACCGTGGCCGCCCTGTTCGCCGAGCTCCTCGGCCTCACCCGGGTCGGCGCGACCAACGACTTCTTCGCCATGGGCGGCCACTCCCTGCTGGCCACCCGCCTGGTCTTCCGGCTGCGCACGGCATTCGGCGTGGACGTCCCGGTCGCCGAGGTCTTCACCTGCCGCACCGTCGAGTCGCTGGCCCACCTGGTGTCCACATCGGACAGCAAGACCGAGGTGATCACCAGGGCACCCCGGGACGGCGAGCTGCCGCCATCCTCGGCCCAGCGCCGCATGTGGTTCCTCGACCAGCTCGAACCCGGCAGCACCGAGTACCTGGTGCCCCTGGTGCTGCGCCTGCACGGCCCGCTCGACCTGCCCGCCTTCGCTGGAGCCCTGGACGACGTGGTGGCCCGGCACGAGATCCTGCGCACCCGCTACCCGGCCCCGGCCGGCGAGCCGATCCAGGTCATCGACCCGCCCGCCAGCCTGGACGCGCACCCGATCGACCTCACCGCGCTGCCCTACCAGGAAGCCGTGGCCCAGGCGGAAACCCTGGAGCACGCCGACACCGCCCGCCCGTTCGCGCTGGACCGCGAGATCCCGTTCCGCGCCCTGCTGATCCGCATCCGCCCCGAGGAGCACCTGGTCGCGCTCACCGCGCACCACATCGCGGTGGACGCCTGGTCCATCGACGTGCTCACCAGGGACCTGGGCCGCTACTACGAGTCCCGCACCGCCGGCTCTGCCCCGTCGCCCGAACCCGCGATCCAGTACGCCGACTTCGCCGCCTGGCAAACCCACTGGTCCACCGGCCCCGAGCCGGAACGCCACCTGGCCTACTGGCGCGACCGCCTGGCCCACCTGCCCCAGCTCGAGCTCCCGAGTGACCGCCCACGACCGTCCACAAGGGACAGTCGCGGGGACCTGCTGACCATCGAGGTGCCCGCCGAGACCACCGCCGCGGTGGACGCACTCGCCCGCATGCACGGCACCACGCCGTTCATGGTGCTACTGGCCGCTTTCCAGCTGCTGCTCGCCCGGCACACCGGGTCGCAAGACGTCGCGGTCGGCACCCCGGTCGCCGGTCGCACCCGGGCCGAGGTCGAGGACCTGCTCGGCGCGTTCCTCAACACGGTGGTGCTGCGCGAGTCCCTGGACGGCGTGCCCAGCTTCGCCGCCCTGCTCGGCCAGGTCCGCGGGCACGTGGTCGACGCCTTTGCCCATCAGGACCTGCCGTTCGAGCGACTGGTCGACGAGCTGCAACCCGAACGCGACCTGTCCAGGAACCCGCTGTTCCAGGTCATGTTCGAGCTCCAGCAGGCCCAGCGCACCCCACTGCGCCTGCCCGGCCTCACCGTCGAACGCGTCCAAACTCCTTGGCGCACGGCGAAGTTCGACCTCACCCTGTCCCTGGGCCGCCGCGCCGACGGCAGCCTCACCGGCCTGTTCGAGTACGCCACCGCGCTGTTCGACCGGTCCACCATCGACCGGATGGCCGGGCACTACCTGCGCCTGCTGCACCACGCCGTCACCCGCCCCGACCTGCCACTGGACGCACTGGCCATGCTCACCGAACCCGAGCGCGCCCAGCTGCTGCACGAGTGGAACCCACCGGCCGCCCCGGAAACCGCGGCCTGCGTGCCCGCGCTGTTCGAGCAGCGGGTGGCGGCGCATCCGGACGCCGAAGCGGTGACCTTCGGCCCGGACCGCCTCAGCTACGCCGAGCTGAACACCCGCGCCAACCGGCTCGCCCACCACCTCCGGGACCTGGGCGTCGGCCCGGAGCAGATCGTCGCGGTCTGCCTGGACCGCGGCCTGGACGCGGTGATCTCCCTGCTCGCGGTGCTCAAGGCCGGTGGCGCCTACGTGCCAGTGGACCCGGACCACCCGGCCGACCGGCTGGCCTTCATGCTCGAGGACGCCACCGCCCACCTGGTCATCACCACCGGCGACCGCCCCGTGGCCACCGACCGGCCGGTCGTCCGGCTGGACCGCGAGGCTCCGGCCCTCGCCCAGCGCCCGGCGCACAACCCCGAACCCCTGGCCACCCCGGCCCACCTGGCCTACATGATCTTCACCTCCGGCTCGACCGGCCGCCCCAAGGGCGTGCTGATCGAACACGGCTCCTACGCCCACCACTGCCGGATCATCGCCCGCGAGTACGACATCCAGCCCACGGACCGGGTGGTGCTGCTCTCCGCGCTGACCTTCGACGTGGCCATGGACCAGATCGCGGCCACCCTGCTGATGGGCGCGACCATCGTGGTCGCCGACCCGCTGTTCTGGAGCCCGGCCGAACTGCCGGACCGGATCCACGAACACGGCATCACCATCATGGAGATCACCCCCGCCTACTACCGCGAGGTCCTGCGCGGCCTGCGCCCCGGCGACCCCAGGCTGCGTGGCCTGCGGCTGATGAACGTCGGCAGCGACGTGGTCACCGTCGACGACGCCCGCCGGTGGGCCGATACCGGGCTGCCCGGCCGGTTCCTGTGCAACTACGGCCCCACCGAGGCCACCGTCACCTGCCTGCTGCACCCGGTCGGCGAACTGCCCGCCGAGGCCCGCGCCGAGGCCGCCCTGCCGATCGGCCGGCCGGTGCCCGGCACCAGGGCCTACATCGTGGACCGGCACGGCGACCCGGTCCCGGTCGGCGTGCCCGGCGAACTGCTGCTCGGCGGCGTGCGGCTGGCCCGTGGCTACCACCGTCGACCCGAGCTGACCGCGGAGAGGTTCGTCCCCGACCCCTTCGGCGGGGAGCCAGGGGCTCGCCTGTACCGCACCGGTGACCTGGTGCGCTACCTGGCCGACGGCACCATCGAGTTCCTCGGCCGGATCGACCAGCAGGTCAAGCTGCGCGGCTTCCGCATCGAGCTGGGCGAGATCGAGGCCGTGCTCGCCCAGCACCCGGCGGTCCGCGCCGCGGTCGTGCTCGCCAGGGAGGTGCGGCCGGGGGACCGGCGGCTGGTCGCCTACCTGGTGCCGCAGGACCGGACCCCGGAGATCACCGACCTGCGCGCGTTCGCCGGGGAGCGGCTGCCCGAGTACATGGTGCCCGGCCTGTGGACCTTCCTGCCGGAGCTGCCGCTCACCCCGAGCAAGAAGGTCGACCGGAAAGCCCTGCCACAGGCCGAGATCGACCGCCCGGTCCTGGAGATCCCGTACCTGGCCCCGCGCACCCCGACCGAGGACATCGTGGCCGGGATCTGGGGCGAGGTGCTGGGCCTGGACCGGATCGGGGTCGAGGACGACGTGTTCGCCCTCGGCGCGCACTCCCTGCTCGCCACCCGGGTGCTGGCCCGGCTCAACGCGGTCTTCGGCATCGACCTGCCGCTGCGCCGCCTGTTCGAGGCCACCACCGTCGCCACCGTCGCCGAAGCGGTGCACGCGGCGATCGAAGCGGAGATCGACCAACTCTCCGACGAAGAAGTCGCCGCTCTGCTGGCCGAGCCCGGCGAGCGCTGA
- the ectB gene encoding diaminobutyrate--2-oxoglutarate transaminase, translated as MTVTAHHPGTHTAATDFSVFQDLESEVRSYCRKFPIVFHRAKGAELHGEDGRVFIDFFCGAGTLNYGHNNEFIKRRLTEYLAADGIVHGLDMHTVAKREFLSAFAETVLRPRDLDYKIQFCGPTGTDAVEAALKLARKATGRTGVVAFTGAYHGMSRGSLAVTGSRRARRAGGIGPSEVTFVPYEDGPQGTFDSVGYLERMLADPSSGFEVPAAVIVEPMQMEGGIYPASPDWLRSLRALTERHGILLIFDEIQAGCGRTGTFFCFEHAGVVPDLVTVSKSIGGYGLPLSLTLFRRDLDVWEPGEHTGTFRGNQLAFVAATAALELWRQTKFHTDLAVAARRLDRFRTELTEPAIATRGLGMALGIDLAQAGGPERADRVQRHAFEHGLIVELCGRHDEVVKVLPPLTIDIARLDRGLDVLRDALHTTR; from the coding sequence ATGACCGTCACCGCGCACCACCCCGGCACGCACACCGCGGCCACCGACTTCTCGGTGTTCCAGGACCTCGAGTCCGAGGTGCGCAGCTACTGCCGGAAGTTCCCGATCGTCTTCCACCGGGCCAAGGGCGCCGAGCTGCACGGCGAGGACGGCCGGGTCTTCATCGACTTCTTCTGCGGCGCGGGCACCCTGAACTACGGGCACAACAACGAGTTCATCAAACGCCGCCTCACCGAGTACCTGGCCGCCGATGGGATCGTGCACGGCCTGGACATGCACACCGTGGCCAAACGCGAGTTCCTGAGCGCGTTCGCCGAGACCGTGCTGCGGCCGCGCGACCTGGACTACAAGATCCAGTTCTGCGGCCCGACCGGCACCGACGCGGTGGAGGCCGCGCTGAAGCTGGCCCGCAAGGCCACCGGCCGCACCGGCGTGGTCGCCTTCACCGGCGCCTACCACGGCATGTCCCGCGGTTCCCTCGCGGTCACCGGCAGCCGACGGGCCCGCCGCGCGGGCGGCATCGGGCCATCGGAGGTCACCTTCGTGCCCTACGAGGACGGTCCACAAGGGACATTCGACTCGGTCGGCTACCTGGAGCGGATGCTCGCCGACCCGTCCTCCGGGTTCGAGGTGCCTGCCGCGGTGATCGTGGAGCCGATGCAGATGGAGGGCGGCATCTACCCGGCCTCCCCGGACTGGCTGCGCAGCCTGCGCGCGCTCACCGAGCGGCACGGCATCCTGCTGATCTTCGACGAGATCCAGGCGGGTTGCGGCCGCACCGGCACCTTCTTCTGCTTCGAGCACGCCGGCGTGGTGCCCGACCTGGTCACCGTGTCCAAGTCCATTGGCGGCTACGGACTTCCGCTGTCGTTGACCCTGTTCCGCCGCGACCTGGACGTGTGGGAACCGGGCGAGCACACCGGCACCTTCCGCGGCAACCAGCTGGCCTTCGTCGCCGCCACCGCGGCCCTGGAGCTGTGGCGGCAGACCAAGTTCCACACCGACCTCGCCGTGGCCGCCCGCCGCCTGGACCGCTTCCGCACCGAACTGACCGAACCGGCGATCGCCACCCGCGGCCTCGGCATGGCCCTGGGCATCGACCTCGCCCAGGCCGGTGGCCCGGAGCGCGCGGACCGGGTGCAGCGGCACGCCTTCGAGCACGGCCTGATCGTGGAGCTGTGCGGCCGTCACGACGAGGTGGTCAAGGTGCTGCCGCCGCTGACCATCGACATCGCCCGGCTGGACCGCGGCCTCGACGTGCTGCGCGACGCCCTGCACACCACCCGGTGA